The Methanobacterium lacus genome includes a region encoding these proteins:
- a CDS encoding MFS transporter yields the protein MHKLSTNFDKNSLKLPWKTLSIAIVLNFFIWAYLFITPAMETVLAANLHISHFQTSLLFTAPILMIALVAIPAGITADRIGLKKTMGIGAIVACIGAVLRGTAPDYSSLLLFSVIFGIGMGLTFANLPKLARSCSSVEQTSSVMGFVNGFGVLAGIGLALAITVPIIYSFTNSYQDVFYIWALPLILTTILWWIIVDEPPCTDHEPESDTGSMGLIEVLKNKTLWLLAIILLLHNIFFYTWSGWIPTYLLEKGISMNVSGLLTSIMLWVGIPTVILVPALYSRINVSKKLLILVPSLIFTFLALWIMPAAGFSILIIMIVAGIINILRFNTLLSLPVEIMPKKHSGVAGGVVISIGYLGAVIGPSMAGQILDITGSFQPIFIILAVLSLITMGLTFLLPKNKQGI from the coding sequence ATGCATAAACTGAGCACAAATTTTGATAAAAACAGTCTTAAACTGCCCTGGAAGACTTTATCCATAGCAATTGTTCTAAATTTTTTTATATGGGCATATCTATTCATTACGCCGGCCATGGAAACAGTACTCGCAGCAAATTTACATATTTCGCATTTTCAGACAAGTTTGCTCTTCACTGCTCCAATACTCATGATTGCGTTGGTTGCAATACCTGCAGGTATAACCGCAGACAGAATAGGGCTTAAAAAAACAATGGGAATTGGTGCAATTGTGGCTTGTATTGGTGCCGTACTCAGGGGTACTGCTCCAGACTATTCCTCCCTCCTCTTATTTTCAGTAATCTTTGGAATAGGTATGGGACTCACATTTGCAAATTTGCCGAAGTTAGCAAGATCATGCAGTTCTGTGGAACAAACTAGTTCTGTCATGGGATTTGTCAATGGATTTGGAGTTTTAGCAGGTATTGGGTTGGCCCTTGCCATTACAGTACCAATAATATACTCTTTTACAAACAGTTATCAGGATGTTTTTTATATATGGGCTTTGCCACTGATTTTAACCACGATTCTTTGGTGGATAATCGTTGATGAACCTCCCTGCACAGACCATGAACCCGAATCTGATACTGGATCCATGGGGCTCATTGAGGTCCTAAAAAATAAAACATTGTGGCTTCTGGCAATCATACTTCTACTCCACAACATATTCTTCTACACTTGGTCTGGATGGATTCCCACCTACCTACTAGAAAAGGGAATCAGTATGAACGTCAGCGGTCTGTTAACATCTATCATGCTGTGGGTGGGTATTCCAACTGTGATACTGGTACCTGCATTATATTCAAGAATTAATGTGTCGAAAAAACTTCTAATACTGGTTCCAAGTTTGATATTTACATTTCTTGCACTTTGGATAATGCCTGCAGCAGGATTTTCCATACTCATAATAATGATAGTTGCTGGAATAATCAACATACTCCGTTTCAATACATTACTCAGTTTACCAGTTGAGATAATGCCAAAAAAACATTCAGGAGTTGCGGGGGGAGTTGTTATATCCATTGGTTATTTGGGGGCTGTTATTGGGCCCAGCATGGCCGGACAAATATTAGATATTACTGGAAGTTTTCAGCCGATATTTATAATTCTGGCAGTTCTATCCTTGATAACTATGGGATTAACATTTTTGCTACCAAAAAACAAACAGGGGATTTGA
- a CDS encoding DUF5518 domain-containing protein, whose amino-acid sequence MNWKLLGLGACVNAILTGIITIIYLPLAFIGPFTGGFLVSYLSKGYEDYNGIDWKDGAVVGAISGLIGGLILALLFIWLGTWNAALESLTGNNLILISYVILQVTVLLSFILGLIGGVVGVALKN is encoded by the coding sequence ATGAACTGGAAGCTGCTTGGATTGGGAGCATGTGTGAATGCAATTTTAACAGGCATTATAACCATAATATACTTACCATTAGCTTTCATAGGGCCTTTTACAGGAGGATTCTTGGTATCATACCTCAGTAAAGGATACGAAGATTACAATGGAATTGATTGGAAGGATGGAGCAGTTGTTGGAGCAATTTCCGGATTGATTGGCGGTCTGATTCTGGCACTGCTTTTTATATGGCTTGGAACTTGGAATGCAGCATTAGAAAGTTTAACAGGGAACAATTTAATTCTGATATCCTACGTTATACTTCAGGTAACCGTACTCCTAAGCTTTATTTTGGGATTGATTGGTGGAGTTGTGGGAGTGGCACTCAAGAATTAA
- a CDS encoding NAD(P)/FAD-dependent oxidoreductase yields the protein MDYDVIIIGAGPAGIFAANELADNMKVVVVDKGRGLDHRICRALEDGKCRKCYPCNITGGLGGAGGLSDGKLNLKPDIGGDLEEFVDTDEAWKIVRQIDELFLKHGASKELFAPEADKIAPIMKQAAANGINFIPIVQRHMGSDKTPPIINSIKKELENKGVEFLLDTEVIDIIADGELRGALLKNKDGEFTFKTHYVLAAPGRVGAKWLYSQAQKLEIPVRHNPVDLGVRVEIPQIVMDELTKINWDPKFHIITKTYDDFVRTFCVCNKGFVVEEVYDDFVGVNGHSMINKISENTNFAFLVRVELTEPVENTSEYASSIANLANTLGGGKPLIQRLGDLRKGRRSTWRRLERSNVTPTLKSVTPGDIAMALPHRVVVDIIEGLESLNNVIPGVASDSTLIYAPEIKLYAMRLELDKNLKTRVDRLYAAGDGAGVSRGIVGAAATGIVAARNILENYLKTVKSN from the coding sequence ATGGATTATGATGTTATAATTATTGGTGCAGGTCCTGCGGGTATTTTCGCTGCAAATGAACTGGCAGACAACATGAAGGTTGTTGTTGTGGATAAAGGAAGGGGTCTAGATCATAGGATTTGTAGAGCCCTTGAAGATGGAAAATGCAGAAAATGTTATCCTTGTAATATAACTGGGGGACTAGGGGGTGCAGGTGGACTTTCAGATGGTAAACTGAATCTCAAACCCGATATTGGGGGTGATCTTGAAGAATTTGTGGACACAGATGAAGCTTGGAAAATTGTAAGGCAAATAGATGAATTATTCCTAAAACATGGTGCTTCCAAGGAACTATTTGCACCTGAAGCTGACAAAATAGCCCCAATTATGAAACAAGCAGCTGCAAATGGAATAAATTTCATCCCCATAGTTCAAAGACACATGGGATCCGACAAAACACCACCTATCATAAATTCCATCAAAAAAGAATTGGAGAATAAAGGTGTTGAGTTTTTGCTAGATACCGAAGTAATTGACATAATTGCAGATGGAGAGTTAAGAGGTGCTTTACTTAAAAATAAGGATGGAGAATTTACCTTCAAAACCCATTATGTTCTCGCTGCTCCTGGAAGGGTAGGTGCTAAATGGTTGTATTCCCAAGCTCAAAAACTTGAAATTCCAGTTAGACACAACCCAGTGGATCTTGGAGTACGTGTTGAAATTCCCCAAATAGTGATGGATGAGTTAACAAAGATAAACTGGGACCCTAAATTTCATATCATCACTAAAACCTACGATGATTTTGTGAGGACATTTTGTGTCTGTAACAAGGGTTTTGTTGTTGAAGAGGTATATGATGACTTTGTTGGTGTGAATGGTCATTCAATGATAAATAAAATTTCTGAGAACACGAACTTCGCTTTTCTAGTAAGAGTTGAACTAACAGAGCCTGTAGAAAATACATCAGAATATGCCTCTTCCATTGCAAACCTTGCAAACACATTGGGTGGAGGTAAACCCCTTATACAAAGACTTGGAGACCTTAGGAAGGGCAGAAGATCCACTTGGAGGAGGTTGGAGCGAAGTAACGTCACACCAACGCTAAAAAGTGTGACTCCTGGTGATATTGCAATGGCTCTACCCCACAGAGTTGTCGTAGATATTATTGAGGGGCTAGAATCTTTAAACAACGTTATTCCGGGAGTGGCATCTGATTCAACCCTAATTTACGCTCCTGAAATAAAACTCTATGCAATGAGATTAGAGCTAGATAAAAACTTAAAAACAAGAGTTGACAGGCTTTATGCTGCTGGAGATGGGGCAGGTGTTTCAAGGGGAATAGTAGGTGCTGCAGCAACAGGAATAGTGGCAGCAAGAAATATCCTTGAAAATTATCTAAAAACAGTAAAAAGCAATTAA
- the sfsA gene encoding DNA/RNA nuclease SfsA, with protein sequence MKIENIFEGIFVERPNRFLVHFKLNSADKTVEMAHLRDPGRLTELLTPNIKLLLRKATNPNRKTGYDVIAVHNNNRWILINSGFHSDLASELIKSGLIRDINDYSIDRREFSYGNSRIDFLLKAATSIPMLLEVKGCTLVEEGLAKFPDAPTLRGKKHLDELSKSTKNGYEAAVLFLIIRDDAEEFTPNTPMDPDFAASLKNADENRVKIIAYSFQNIYKNNILEIRPFKRVPIVLDN encoded by the coding sequence ATGAAGATAGAAAATATATTCGAAGGCATATTTGTTGAAAGACCAAACAGATTTCTAGTTCATTTTAAACTAAATTCAGCAGATAAAACCGTTGAAATGGCACATTTGAGAGATCCAGGAAGATTAACAGAACTTTTAACTCCTAACATCAAACTCCTCCTTAGGAAGGCAACCAACCCAAACAGAAAAACTGGATATGATGTGATAGCAGTTCATAATAACAACAGATGGATACTCATAAATTCAGGTTTTCATAGTGATCTAGCTTCCGAACTCATAAAATCTGGTCTGATTAGGGATATAAATGATTATTCAATAGATAGGAGAGAGTTCAGCTATGGAAATAGTAGAATAGACTTTCTTTTAAAGGCAGCCACATCCATCCCGATGCTATTGGAGGTGAAAGGCTGTACCTTGGTTGAAGAGGGCTTGGCAAAATTTCCAGATGCACCAACTTTAAGGGGTAAAAAACATCTTGACGAACTTTCAAAATCAACTAAAAATGGATATGAAGCTGCAGTACTGTTCCTAATAATTCGTGACGACGCAGAAGAATTCACTCCAAACACACCCATGGATCCAGATTTTGCTGCATCTCTTAAGAATGCAGATGAAAATAGGGTTAAAATCATTGCATATTCCTTTCAAAACATTTATAAAAACAATATCCTTGAGATCAGGCCATTTAAACGAGTGCCAATAGTTTTAGACAATTAA
- the cfbD gene encoding Ni-sirohydrochlorin a,c-diamide reductive cyclase catalytic subunit has translation MHPRPSPIAASLYTLRDMNADVIVLHGPHGCCFRTGRLLENDGVRVVTTSMSENDFIFGASEKLEEVLLKVEELFNPKLVGVVGTCVSMIIGEDMKEAVKNAGINAQVVTVESHGGLGEGDNTEGAIAVLDAASNQGIISRDEMERQTKMLKKATEIEKTRGMAQGSYIKPSYGDNKVKVANIILNAFKSNKKIAFILNSKKETSYLFADILNIPFREYFPENEYTVIANLDENVGLPRIRGHASNITKELLESGTTVKHITGGLDEYPVTGIKAEQILNEGNFDLVVVLGVPHAFPVEKVNSVTVAVTDGPRLVEPLKSLGYDYVVTELDAHSKTLGTDKIVPSDLGDSLRGLMEIQD, from the coding sequence TTGCATCCAAGACCGAGCCCTATAGCAGCGTCTTTATACACATTACGCGATATGAATGCCGATGTAATTGTTTTACACGGCCCACATGGTTGTTGTTTTCGAACAGGTAGATTGCTTGAAAATGACGGAGTCCGAGTTGTAACGACTTCCATGTCTGAGAATGATTTCATTTTTGGAGCTTCAGAAAAACTCGAAGAAGTTCTGCTTAAAGTAGAAGAACTTTTTAATCCAAAGTTGGTTGGAGTTGTTGGAACCTGTGTAAGCATGATCATAGGCGAAGATATGAAAGAAGCAGTTAAAAATGCAGGCATAAATGCCCAAGTAGTTACAGTAGAATCCCATGGAGGTTTGGGAGAAGGTGATAACACCGAAGGGGCCATTGCTGTGCTGGATGCTGCTTCAAACCAAGGCATCATATCTCGAGATGAAATGGAAAGACAGACGAAAATGCTTAAGAAAGCAACAGAGATCGAAAAAACCAGGGGAATGGCACAGGGAAGTTACATCAAACCATCCTACGGAGACAATAAGGTTAAAGTTGCAAATATTATTTTAAATGCATTTAAATCCAACAAAAAAATTGCATTTATTCTAAACTCCAAGAAAGAAACATCTTATCTCTTTGCAGATATCCTGAATATTCCATTCAGAGAATATTTTCCAGAAAATGAGTACACTGTGATTGCCAACTTAGATGAAAATGTGGGTTTACCAAGAATAAGGGGACATGCATCAAACATAACAAAAGAACTCCTAGAAAGTGGAACAACCGTGAAACATATCACAGGAGGGTTGGACGAGTATCCTGTGACTGGAATAAAGGCAGAACAAATTTTGAATGAAGGTAATTTTGATTTAGTTGTTGTTTTGGGTGTGCCCCATGCATTTCCTGTTGAGAAAGTTAATTCTGTGACAGTGGCTGTTACAGATGGTCCTAGACTTGTTGAACCATTAAAAAGCCTTGGATATGATTATGTAGTAACTGAACTAGATGCTCATTCCAAGACACTTGGAACTGATAAAATTGTTCCGTCGGATCTAGGAGATAGTTTAAGGGGATTGATGGAAATTCAAGATTGA
- a CDS encoding sugar phosphate nucleotidyltransferase, giving the protein MTRTVGMILCGGFGKRLRPLTETVPKPLIEIKDNYTILDKQLFDFKNAGVDKVLLLTGFLSEKIRERYGDEYKGVKIEYIVEDEPLGTLNAIKLGMESLEDNEQCIIRNGDVVADLNIKKMIEQGEKSDYPLSIFITQMVSPYGIVEISGDRLVSFKEKPVLDYYINGGVYFSNGHIDFGSFEVGDIEKTVFPMLAKDNKLGYYKENGLFWMAIDTSKELEAIKKEYENREDKPWGYEKILINTDKYLTKELFIREGYQTSFHYHSKKDETMYIVSGAGYIEFNDRKDYFGKNDTIRIEPEEEHSIVATENTVLHEVSTPHLNDTIRVKDYYKAR; this is encoded by the coding sequence ATGACAAGAACAGTTGGAATGATACTCTGCGGAGGCTTCGGAAAGAGGTTAAGGCCATTAACTGAAACAGTTCCCAAACCACTCATAGAAATTAAAGACAATTACACCATCCTAGACAAACAACTCTTCGACTTCAAAAATGCAGGTGTTGATAAAGTACTGCTTTTAACTGGTTTTCTCAGTGAAAAAATTCGAGAAAGATATGGAGACGAATATAAAGGAGTTAAAATTGAATACATAGTTGAAGATGAACCGCTCGGAACATTAAATGCTATTAAACTAGGTATGGAAAGCCTCGAAGATAATGAACAGTGCATAATTAGGAATGGAGATGTCGTGGCGGATCTGAACATTAAAAAAATGATTGAACAAGGGGAAAAATCTGACTATCCACTGTCCATCTTCATAACTCAAATGGTATCACCATACGGAATTGTGGAGATCAGTGGCGACAGGCTAGTATCCTTCAAAGAAAAACCTGTTCTTGATTATTACATCAACGGAGGAGTTTACTTCTCCAACGGACACATTGACTTTGGAAGTTTTGAAGTGGGAGACATAGAAAAAACAGTGTTCCCAATGCTTGCAAAGGATAATAAATTAGGTTATTACAAAGAAAACGGCCTTTTCTGGATGGCAATAGACACCTCCAAAGAACTTGAAGCCATAAAGAAGGAATATGAAAACCGTGAAGACAAACCATGGGGATATGAAAAGATCTTAATAAACACCGATAAGTACCTGACCAAGGAGCTTTTCATAAGGGAAGGCTACCAAACATCCTTCCACTACCATTCAAAGAAGGATGAAACCATGTACATAGTCAGTGGTGCAGGTTACATAGAATTTAACGACAGGAAAGACTACTTCGGAAAAAATGACACCATAAGGATAGAACCAGAGGAAGAACATTCCATAGTTGCAACAGAAAACACTGTCCTACACGAAGTTTCAACACCACATCTCAACGACACAATAAGAGTTAAAGATTATTACAAAGCAAGATAA
- the hisH gene encoding imidazole glycerol phosphate synthase subunit HisH, with product MITIIDYGSGNLKSIKNGFSKIGTSTHISSSINEIKDADALVLPGVGAFGNAMEGVASYQEAIHDHIHDGKPFLGICLGLQILFTRSEESPDTTGLDVVEGSVLHFPDSIKESGLKIPQMGWNQLQIRGECPILKGIGSDFMYFVHSYYVAPDDPDVVVATVDYGIDVPAVICKDNVYATQFHPEKSGDKGLKILKNFVELVE from the coding sequence ATGATAACCATTATTGACTATGGATCTGGAAATTTAAAAAGTATTAAAAATGGTTTTTCCAAAATTGGCACCAGTACCCATATTTCTTCTTCAATAAATGAAATTAAAGATGCTGATGCACTTGTTCTGCCTGGTGTTGGGGCTTTTGGTAATGCAATGGAAGGAGTTGCAAGCTACCAGGAAGCCATCCATGACCATATACACGATGGAAAACCCTTTTTAGGTATCTGTTTAGGGCTTCAGATCCTTTTTACCAGAAGCGAAGAAAGCCCAGACACTACAGGACTTGATGTTGTTGAAGGAAGTGTTCTGCATTTTCCAGATTCAATCAAGGAATCTGGATTAAAAATTCCCCAAATGGGATGGAATCAACTGCAAATTCGTGGCGAATGTCCAATTCTAAAGGGTATAGGATCGGATTTCATGTACTTTGTACATTCCTATTATGTTGCTCCCGATGATCCTGATGTTGTTGTTGCTACGGTGGACTATGGAATTGACGTGCCTGCAGTAATTTGTAAGGATAATGTCTATGCAACACAGTTCCATCCTGAAAAAAGTGGGGATAAAGGACTTAAGATACTGAAAAATTTTGTTGAATTGGTAGAATAA
- a CDS encoding AIR synthase-related protein yields the protein MDIEGFVRRSIKEEDEETVQKNLVKKILEFKDLDNDKAEKMASAVIEEVKNTLTIDSYPDEFMRDLINYTQSSVSMGDIGVGSRGAGDFFVHRKIAEIVSSAKTSSYINPSAQDDGGVVKSTVDSKDVYITTAVDGIHSRLSEYPFLGGFHVARATLRDVCVMGSNPIAMLSDLHLADDGDVGKLFDFTAGVCAVSELVDVPLVAGSTLRVGGDMVLGDRLVSAVGAVGISEYAPTARKRAESGDVILLTEGSGGGTISTTAIYHGMFDVVQETMDISFIKASEAIFNAGLLPEVHAMTDVTNGGLRGDAHEISQTTGLGLSFSEEKIREMVNPKVLDMLEKLEIDPLGVSVDSLMIIAPEDLATRVKNVVSSAGVKINEIGVVDNSGISKLIKEDGREEELKPLFREAAYTKIKKIVGDIEPEDFDEMKDKVQRAAIESIKKKDKVVKAIQEK from the coding sequence GTGGATATCGAAGGATTCGTGAGAAGATCAATTAAAGAGGAAGATGAGGAAACTGTCCAGAAAAATTTGGTAAAAAAAATATTAGAGTTTAAGGATCTGGATAACGACAAAGCAGAAAAAATGGCATCTGCCGTCATTGAAGAGGTTAAAAATACCCTGACTATTGATTCCTATCCCGACGAATTCATGAGGGATCTGATAAACTACACCCAATCCAGCGTATCCATGGGAGATATTGGAGTTGGATCCCGTGGTGCTGGTGATTTCTTTGTGCACCGTAAAATTGCCGAAATAGTTTCAAGTGCAAAAACAAGCTCTTACATAAACCCATCAGCACAAGATGATGGTGGTGTGGTTAAATCAACTGTGGATAGTAAAGATGTTTACATAACAACAGCAGTAGATGGTATTCATTCCAGACTGAGTGAATACCCATTTCTTGGTGGTTTCCATGTTGCAAGGGCCACACTTCGAGATGTCTGTGTTATGGGCTCAAATCCCATAGCTATGCTGAGTGATCTGCACCTTGCAGACGATGGAGATGTGGGAAAATTGTTCGACTTCACAGCAGGTGTCTGTGCAGTTTCCGAACTTGTAGATGTTCCCCTGGTTGCTGGAAGCACCCTTAGGGTTGGTGGAGACATGGTTTTAGGAGACAGACTTGTCAGTGCTGTTGGTGCAGTTGGAATTTCAGAGTATGCACCAACCGCCAGGAAAAGAGCAGAATCGGGTGATGTTATTCTTCTTACAGAAGGGTCTGGTGGAGGAACAATATCAACAACAGCCATTTACCATGGTATGTTTGATGTTGTCCAAGAAACCATGGACATCAGTTTTATAAAGGCTTCTGAAGCAATATTTAATGCCGGGCTCCTTCCAGAAGTTCATGCAATGACAGATGTGACCAACGGCGGTTTAAGAGGAGATGCCCACGAAATCAGTCAAACTACCGGTCTAGGGCTGAGTTTTTCCGAGGAAAAGATCCGAGAAATGGTCAATCCAAAGGTTTTAGATATGCTTGAAAAACTAGAAATTGATCCACTGGGAGTTTCTGTTGATTCATTAATGATCATAGCTCCTGAAGATCTGGCAACAAGGGTTAAGAATGTAGTTTCAAGTGCAGGTGTGAAAATTAATGAAATTGGAGTGGTAGATAACTCTGGAATTTCTAAATTAATCAAGGAAGATGGAAGGGAAGAAGAGTTAAAACCCTTGTTTAGGGAAGCTGCCTACACTAAGATAAAAAAAATCGTTGGAGATATTGAACCTGAAGATTTTGATGAGATGAAGGACAAAGTCCAAAGGGCTGCCATTGAATCCATCAAAAAGAAGGACAAAGTTGTGAAGGCCATCCAAGAAAAATAA